From a single Halodesulfovibrio aestuarii DSM 17919 = ATCC 29578 genomic region:
- a CDS encoding tyrosine-type recombinase/integrase: MRKYIKVPNVRGLQYREHATRKHAGRADRYYLVRWSRSGKVVSEALGWASEGWTISKATGAMGELQQNYKRGIKPGTFAEARALEEQRQQTEAVEHAKAQAGRLTFRQFFDDHYVPKAQKRKRTWRDDVLRAEKRIHPSIGDLPLDMVNPDCIERLREDLYEDGLSDATVKHVLAVIRRVFNVAALTTVEGIPVFTGESPMAHVEMPTVTNRRERFLTYDEAEQVLNACITRRENTINAMHAQGWQDVHDSVILALYAGLRLGEVQRLEWGDVNFFAGIITIKNEKDRKPGGSVPMNSIVRDMLTRRNKQRDKRQKLVVPPMWGQVKDISHTFSELVNELGLNDDATSNLQRIVFHSLRHTFASWMAMNGVDLNRIRKLMRHKTLTMTQRYAHLLPDATQDAVEALCRPRTDKE, encoded by the coding sequence ATGAGGAAGTATATCAAAGTCCCAAATGTTCGCGGCCTTCAGTACAGAGAACACGCCACACGGAAGCATGCCGGTAGAGCAGATCGCTACTACTTGGTGCGCTGGAGTCGTAGCGGTAAAGTTGTGTCTGAGGCACTGGGTTGGGCTTCTGAAGGATGGACGATCAGCAAAGCTACTGGTGCGATGGGTGAATTGCAGCAGAACTACAAGCGCGGCATTAAGCCGGGAACATTCGCTGAAGCCAGAGCGCTGGAAGAACAACGCCAGCAGACCGAAGCCGTTGAGCACGCAAAGGCGCAGGCTGGTAGGCTGACTTTCAGACAGTTCTTTGATGATCACTACGTTCCCAAGGCTCAGAAGCGTAAGCGTACTTGGCGTGATGATGTCCTCCGCGCAGAAAAGCGCATCCATCCGAGTATCGGAGATCTGCCGCTGGACATGGTTAATCCGGATTGCATTGAACGCCTGCGCGAGGATCTGTACGAAGATGGCCTTAGTGATGCCACGGTTAAGCATGTGCTTGCCGTTATCCGTAGAGTGTTCAACGTGGCAGCGCTGACCACCGTAGAGGGCATTCCGGTCTTCACTGGTGAATCCCCAATGGCGCATGTAGAAATGCCCACCGTCACCAATAGACGTGAACGCTTTTTGACTTACGATGAAGCAGAGCAGGTCTTGAATGCTTGCATCACGCGCCGCGAGAATACGATCAACGCCATGCATGCCCAAGGTTGGCAGGATGTCCACGACAGTGTAATTCTGGCCTTGTATGCCGGCTTGCGTCTTGGAGAAGTTCAGCGCCTCGAATGGGGCGACGTAAACTTCTTTGCCGGCATTATTACCATTAAGAACGAGAAGGATAGAAAGCCCGGTGGCTCTGTGCCTATGAATTCTATCGTTCGCGATATGTTGACGCGCCGCAATAAGCAGCGCGACAAACGGCAGAAACTGGTCGTTCCGCCGATGTGGGGTCAAGTTAAGGATATTTCGCATACGTTCTCCGAGTTGGTAAACGAACTGGGTTTGAATGATGATGCAACAAGCAATTTGCAGCGTATTGTGTTTCATAGCTTGCGCCATACATTTGCAAGCTGGATGGCTATGAACGGGGTAGATCTGAACCGTATTCGTAAGCTCATGCGCCATAAAACGCTCACAATGACGCAACGCTATGCACACTTATTGCCGGACGCCACACAAGATGCGGTAGAAGCTTTATGCCGCCCGCGCACGGACAAAGAGTAA